A genomic stretch from Antarcticibacterium flavum includes:
- a CDS encoding DUF4294 domain-containing protein: MLRLTITASLLFVMMGGYAQTREPVEDSTAKEYFIVMGDTLVRETIDLDEVMILNRLKFNSEKERRDYLILRRKTRKVYPYAKLASERLVELQSRLDQIKTKRDRKRYTKIVQDYIEDQFSAELKKLTKTEGQILVKLIHRQTGVTAFELVKDLKSGWRAFWYNSTASIFDISLKEEYNPENDKEDYLIEDILQRSFQQKVLEPQPSALDFKFLELRNKWKVSTTSR; the protein is encoded by the coding sequence ATGTTGAGATTAACAATAACGGCTTCGCTGCTTTTTGTGATGATGGGAGGATATGCCCAAACCCGGGAACCTGTAGAGGATTCCACGGCTAAGGAATACTTTATCGTTATGGGTGATACACTTGTGAGGGAAACAATAGACCTGGATGAAGTGATGATCCTTAACCGTCTTAAATTCAATAGTGAAAAAGAGCGTCGGGATTACTTGATATTGAGAAGGAAAACCAGGAAAGTATATCCGTATGCCAAATTGGCTTCAGAGCGTTTGGTGGAATTACAATCCAGGCTGGACCAAATTAAAACTAAAAGGGATAGAAAGCGCTATACCAAGATTGTGCAGGATTATATAGAAGACCAATTCTCTGCCGAACTGAAGAAACTCACAAAAACTGAAGGCCAGATTCTCGTAAAGCTTATTCACAGGCAAACCGGGGTTACTGCTTTTGAGTTGGTTAAAGATCTGAAAAGCGGCTGGCGTGCATTCTGGTATAATTCCACTGCAAGTATCTTTGATATTTCCCTTAAAGAGGAATACAATCCTGAAAATGATAAGGAAGATTATCTTATAGAAGATATCCTTCAACGCTCTTTCCAGCAGAAGGTTCTTGAGCCACAACCAAGTGCCCTGGATTTTAAATTCCTTGAGCTGCGCAATAAGTGGAAAGTAAGTACTACGAGCAGGTAA
- a CDS encoding DNA topoisomerase IB — protein MTLSPEDVNSLLENPSEATELANLTYIVEDRLSIQRKKVGRGFSYYKNGEKVKDQRTLERIKSLVIPPAWTNVRICSIKKGHLQVIGRDEKNRKQYLYHPLWSKLRNQTKFFKMASFGKTLPRIRKQVEQDLELPKMTRRKVLALVIRLMEETHIRIGNAYYARENKTYGLSTLRGKHLKTDKNKIRFEFIGKKGKEQSVTIKNKRLIKLVNQCEEIPGWELFKFYDEDGDKTPIDSGMINEYIQDISGGDKFSAKDFRTWSASKIFFETLYELGYEEDEKRNKKNILTAYDTAAQGLGNTRAVCREYYVHPSIVKNYETGEIVEHFKKVRVRKEKNYQTLSGTEKVMLKMIEDYQIDI, from the coding sequence ATGACCCTTTCTCCTGAAGATGTAAATTCCCTTTTGGAAAATCCTTCCGAAGCCACTGAACTGGCTAACCTAACATATATAGTTGAAGATAGACTTTCCATTCAGCGAAAAAAAGTAGGCAGGGGCTTTTCCTATTATAAGAATGGGGAAAAGGTTAAAGATCAAAGGACCCTGGAACGCATCAAGAGCCTGGTGATCCCCCCGGCCTGGACCAATGTTAGGATATGTTCGATCAAAAAGGGACACCTGCAGGTAATAGGACGGGATGAAAAAAACAGGAAGCAATACCTATATCACCCGCTGTGGTCAAAGTTACGTAATCAAACGAAGTTCTTTAAAATGGCTTCTTTTGGTAAAACCCTTCCCCGCATAAGGAAACAGGTAGAACAGGACCTGGAGCTTCCAAAAATGACCCGCAGGAAGGTACTCGCACTGGTGATAAGGCTTATGGAAGAAACCCATATTCGAATAGGTAATGCCTATTACGCCCGGGAAAACAAAACCTACGGACTTTCGACCTTAAGAGGAAAACACCTTAAAACCGATAAGAATAAGATAAGGTTCGAATTCATTGGAAAAAAAGGCAAGGAACAATCTGTTACCATTAAAAATAAACGGCTTATTAAACTGGTCAACCAATGCGAGGAGATCCCCGGCTGGGAGTTGTTTAAATTTTATGACGAGGACGGGGATAAAACTCCCATAGACAGTGGGATGATCAATGAGTATATACAGGACATTAGTGGGGGCGATAAATTTTCAGCCAAAGATTTTCGCACCTGGTCTGCGTCCAAGATTTTCTTTGAAACCCTTTACGAACTTGGATATGAAGAAGATGAAAAACGAAATAAAAAAAATATACTTACGGCTTACGACACGGCGGCGCAGGGATTAGGGAATACCAGGGCCGTTTGCCGGGAGTACTACGTGCATCCCAGTATTGTAAAAAATTATGAAACCGGTGAAATTGTAGAGCATTTTAAAAAAGTACGGGTGCGAAAAGAAAAGAATTACCAAACCCTCTCTGGTACTGAAAAGGTAATGCTGAAAATGATCGAGGATTACCAGATAGATATATAA
- a CDS encoding THUMP domain-containing class I SAM-dependent RNA methyltransferase, which yields MGNNFEMVAKTLYGFEPILAKELRALGAMDIQEGTRNVKFTGDKGFMYKANLSLRTAIKILKPFKTFRISNEEDLYREVKKIAWEEELEVKDTLAIDATVHSEKFTHSKYIAQKTKDAIVDRFRDKFGERPDVDLDFPTLRINVHIENDICNLSFDSSGQSLHKRGYKTATNIAPINEVLAAGLLLLSGWDGQCDFLDPMCGSGTILIEAAMIACNIPPNLNRKEFAFEKWKDWDVDLFEKIEDSVLKKVRDFHFTITGYDTAPSAVQKAIDNVENANLSEFITVKQQDFFESEKERDRRLHMVFNPPYGERLDIDMPVFYKRIGDTLKQSYPGTEAWFITSNLEAIKNVGLRPTRKIKLYNGALESKFLKYDIYEGTKKLHKIKDRD from the coding sequence ATGGGAAATAATTTTGAAATGGTGGCCAAGACCCTTTACGGGTTTGAACCTATACTTGCAAAGGAATTACGGGCCCTGGGGGCGATGGATATTCAGGAGGGCACACGTAACGTAAAATTTACGGGGGATAAAGGCTTTATGTATAAGGCTAATTTGAGCCTTCGTACTGCTATAAAGATCCTGAAACCTTTCAAGACATTTCGTATTTCCAACGAGGAGGATCTTTACCGTGAGGTTAAGAAGATCGCCTGGGAGGAGGAGCTTGAGGTGAAAGATACCCTTGCTATTGACGCTACCGTACACTCAGAAAAATTCACCCATTCAAAATATATTGCTCAAAAGACCAAAGATGCGATCGTAGACAGGTTTAGGGATAAATTTGGGGAGAGGCCAGATGTGGACCTGGATTTTCCCACCTTACGTATCAATGTTCATATAGAAAATGATATATGTAACCTAAGTTTTGACAGCTCAGGACAATCCCTTCATAAAAGAGGCTATAAGACTGCAACCAACATTGCTCCAATAAACGAGGTGCTGGCGGCAGGGCTTTTGCTGCTTTCGGGTTGGGACGGCCAATGTGATTTCCTGGATCCTATGTGCGGGAGCGGGACGATCCTCATCGAGGCTGCTATGATAGCCTGTAACATACCGCCAAATTTGAACCGCAAGGAATTTGCCTTTGAAAAATGGAAAGACTGGGATGTAGACCTGTTTGAAAAAATAGAAGATTCTGTACTTAAGAAAGTAAGAGATTTTCATTTCACGATCACGGGGTATGACACAGCACCTTCAGCAGTACAAAAGGCTATAGATAATGTGGAGAATGCAAATCTTTCAGAATTCATCACTGTTAAACAGCAGGATTTTTTCGAAAGTGAAAAAGAACGGGACAGGAGACTACATATGGTTTTTAATCCGCCGTACGGGGAACGCCTGGATATAGATATGCCTGTCTTCTACAAAAGAATTGGAGATACACTTAAACAAAGTTATCCCGGCACCGAGGCCTGGTTCATTACTTCCAATTTGGAAGCGATAAAGAATGTAGGTTTAAGGCCCACACGAAAGATAAAGTTATACAATGGGGCCCTGGAGTCTAAATTTCTTAAATATGATATTTATGAAGGCACAAAAAAGCTTCATAAAATCAAAGACAGGGATTAA
- the rlmD gene encoding 23S rRNA (uracil(1939)-C(5))-methyltransferase RlmD, producing the protein MGRKNKNKLFEELEITGAGAKGKAIAKAPDGKVIFITNAVPGDVADVQTTKKKKSFYEGTAVKIHKYSERRAEPVCQHFGNCGGCKWQFMGYEHQLFFKQEEVMNNLRRIGKIDLPEVTPILGSEDIYFYRNKMEFSFSDSRWLTLEEIKSNREFEDKNALGFHIPGMWDKILDIKKCHLQEDPSNAIRNFVKEFAIANDISFFNTREQHGLLRTLMIRTTSTNEIMVVVQFFAEDAVKRTMLLDAIAKEFPEITSLQYVINGKGNDTIYDQDVICYVGRDHIFEEMEGLKFKINAKSFYQTNSKQAYELYKITRDFAQLSGEELVYDLYTGTGTIAQFVARNARKVVGIEAVPVAIEDAKENARENNIENTEFFAGDMRKVFTREFIAQHGHPDVIITDPPRDGMHKDVVEQIIGILPQRIVYVSCNSATQARDLALLDEHYKVTKVQPVDMFPQTFHVENVVCLERR; encoded by the coding sequence ATGGGAAGAAAGAATAAGAATAAACTCTTCGAGGAACTGGAGATCACAGGTGCAGGAGCAAAAGGAAAAGCCATTGCAAAAGCGCCAGATGGAAAGGTGATATTTATTACCAATGCAGTACCGGGAGATGTGGCAGATGTGCAGACCACCAAAAAGAAAAAATCCTTTTACGAAGGCACCGCGGTTAAGATCCATAAGTATTCAGAACGTCGGGCGGAGCCTGTTTGTCAGCATTTTGGAAACTGTGGCGGGTGTAAATGGCAATTTATGGGCTATGAGCACCAATTGTTCTTTAAACAGGAAGAGGTAATGAACAACTTGCGCAGAATTGGAAAGATCGACCTGCCAGAAGTTACCCCTATTCTTGGAAGTGAGGACATTTACTTCTACCGTAATAAAATGGAATTCTCATTTAGTGACAGCCGGTGGCTCACACTGGAGGAAATTAAAAGCAACAGGGAGTTTGAAGACAAGAATGCACTGGGATTCCATATACCCGGGATGTGGGATAAGATCCTGGATATAAAGAAATGCCACCTGCAGGAAGATCCCAGCAATGCCATTAGGAATTTTGTAAAGGAATTTGCCATCGCAAATGACATTTCCTTTTTTAATACCAGGGAGCAACACGGACTTTTACGCACCCTTATGATACGTACCACTTCTACGAATGAGATCATGGTGGTGGTGCAATTTTTTGCTGAAGATGCTGTAAAAAGGACCATGCTCCTGGACGCGATTGCTAAAGAATTCCCGGAGATCACCTCGCTGCAGTACGTGATCAATGGAAAGGGAAATGACACCATCTATGATCAGGATGTTATTTGTTATGTGGGCAGGGATCATATCTTCGAGGAGATGGAAGGCCTTAAGTTTAAGATCAATGCAAAATCCTTTTATCAAACCAATTCAAAACAGGCTTATGAGCTGTATAAAATTACCCGCGATTTTGCCCAATTGAGCGGGGAAGAATTGGTGTATGATCTATACACCGGCACAGGGACCATCGCACAGTTCGTGGCGCGTAATGCCCGCAAGGTGGTTGGAATAGAAGCCGTTCCCGTTGCGATTGAAGATGCTAAGGAAAATGCAAGGGAAAATAATATTGAAAACACAGAGTTCTTTGCTGGAGATATGCGTAAGGTGTTTACCAGAGAATTCATCGCACAACACGGCCATCCCGATGTTATCATTACAGATCCTCCAAGGGATGGGATGCACAAGGATGTAGTTGAGCAAATTATTGGTATCTTGCCTCAGCGAATTGTTTATGTAAGTTGTAACTCTGCCACCCAGGCTCGCGATCTTGCGTTGCTTGATGAACATTACAAAGTTACCAAAGTACAACCCGTAGATATGTTTCCGCAAACATTTCACGTAGAAAATGTAGTATGCTTAGAAAGAAGATAA
- a CDS encoding SGNH/GDSL hydrolase family protein codes for MKIRNYKWLLLLLAGIVSGCSNDDDNGTGIEEPVEYTSGSADFSHYVAIGNSLTAGYTDGALFRAGQQNSIPNILASRFALAGGGEFTQPLVSDNIGGLLLGGNVITQPRLFFNGATPERVSSAPGTEITNVQAGPFNNLGIPGAKSYHLMAPGYGSVAGVPQGTANPYFARFASSPGTTVLEDALSQDPTFFSLWIGNNDVLLYATAGGAGVNREGDYDPSSYGMNDITDPMIFEQVYTGIVTALTANGAQGVVANIPNVLNVPYFNTVSYKPLSPANESFGPMIPTLNATFAGLNQVFAALGVPERSFVFSETEASAVIIKDESLPDLSQQITGAMQMANVDPATAGLFGLLYGQARQATEDDLLVLPSSSVIGQLNTDAFQMLVNMQVPEATAGQLAINGVTFPLEDEYVLLPSEQQDVLEATTAFNEVIEAVAQQFDLAFVDVNALLDEVAESGVDFDEYTLNARLVFGNAFSLDGIHPTARGGAYLANKFLEAINETYGSNLPPVKAADYTTMYPSSM; via the coding sequence ATGAAAATACGTAATTATAAATGGCTTTTATTACTGCTGGCAGGTATTGTTTCAGGATGTAGTAATGATGATGATAATGGCACCGGGATTGAAGAACCGGTGGAATATACCTCGGGTAGTGCAGATTTTTCGCATTATGTTGCTATTGGAAATAGCCTTACCGCGGGATATACAGACGGGGCATTATTTAGGGCAGGTCAACAAAACTCCATTCCCAATATTCTGGCCAGTCGCTTCGCATTGGCAGGCGGAGGTGAGTTTACGCAGCCACTGGTAAGTGATAATATTGGAGGCCTGCTTTTGGGCGGGAATGTTATTACACAACCGCGCCTTTTCTTTAATGGTGCAACACCGGAGCGGGTGAGTAGCGCACCGGGAACAGAGATAACCAATGTGCAGGCAGGACCTTTTAATAACCTGGGAATACCAGGGGCCAAAAGTTATCATCTTATGGCTCCCGGGTATGGGAGTGTTGCAGGAGTACCACAGGGCACTGCCAATCCTTATTTCGCAAGGTTTGCAAGCAGCCCCGGCACCACTGTTTTGGAAGATGCCCTTAGCCAGGATCCTACCTTCTTTTCCCTTTGGATTGGGAATAACGATGTGCTCTTATATGCCACGGCAGGTGGGGCAGGAGTTAACCGGGAAGGAGATTATGATCCTTCATCTTATGGGATGAACGATATCACAGATCCCATGATTTTTGAACAGGTCTATACCGGTATCGTCACCGCCTTAACCGCCAATGGAGCGCAAGGGGTGGTTGCCAATATCCCTAATGTTTTAAATGTTCCATATTTTAATACTGTTTCTTACAAACCTTTAAGCCCGGCAAATGAATCTTTTGGGCCAATGATCCCAACACTAAATGCAACTTTTGCAGGTTTGAACCAGGTTTTTGCTGCACTGGGTGTGCCAGAGAGGTCTTTCGTTTTCTCTGAAACAGAAGCGAGTGCTGTGATCATAAAGGATGAATCTCTTCCAGATCTTTCACAGCAAATTACCGGTGCTATGCAAATGGCGAACGTGGATCCCGCAACAGCAGGATTGTTTGGTTTGCTTTACGGGCAGGCGCGACAGGCTACAGAGGATGACCTTTTAGTGCTTCCTTCCTCATCTGTCATTGGACAATTGAACACAGATGCCTTTCAAATGTTAGTTAACATGCAGGTGCCCGAAGCAACTGCAGGCCAGCTGGCCATAAACGGGGTAACTTTTCCTCTGGAAGATGAATATGTACTTCTACCTTCAGAACAACAGGATGTACTGGAAGCCACAACTGCCTTTAATGAGGTTATTGAAGCTGTGGCACAACAATTTGACCTTGCCTTTGTAGATGTAAACGCTCTCCTGGATGAAGTGGCAGAGAGTGGGGTAGATTTTGACGAATATACATTGAATGCCCGCCTGGTGTTCGGAAATGCCTTTTCCCTGGATGGGATACATCCCACCGCAAGGGGAGGAGCCTATCTTGCAAATAAATTCCTGGAGGCTATCAATGAAACCTACGGCTCTAACCTTCCGCCGGTAAAAGCTGCAGATTATACAACAATGTATCCCTCTTCTATGTAA
- a CDS encoding M42 family metallopeptidase encodes MKEKEILDQDSIDFLEKYLNNPSPTGYEWEGQKIWMDYLKPYVDEFITDTYGTAVGVINPKAKFKVVIEGHADEISWYVNYITDDGLIYVIRNGGSDHQIAASKRVNIHTKKGIVKGVFGWPAIHTRDKEKEQAPKMDNICIDVGCSSKDEVEALGVHVGCVITYPDEFFILNENKFVSRALDNRIGGFMISQVARLLKENKNKLPFGLYITNSVQEEIGLRGAEMITQRIKPNVAIVTDVTHDTTTPMIEKKTNGYARISEGPVITYAPAVQNKLRELLIETAEKNEIPFQRAASSRMTGTDTDAFAYSNGGVASALISLPLRYMHTTVEMVHKDDVENVIRLIYESLLQIKDGETFSYFN; translated from the coding sequence ATGAAAGAAAAAGAAATACTAGACCAGGACTCCATAGATTTTCTTGAGAAATATTTGAACAACCCTTCCCCTACCGGTTACGAATGGGAGGGGCAGAAGATATGGATGGATTACCTTAAACCGTATGTTGACGAATTTATCACAGATACTTATGGTACGGCTGTAGGAGTGATCAACCCAAAAGCGAAATTTAAAGTGGTTATAGAAGGACATGCCGATGAGATCTCCTGGTATGTCAATTATATTACAGATGATGGACTCATATATGTAATTCGAAATGGAGGAAGCGACCACCAGATCGCAGCTTCAAAGAGGGTTAATATACACACAAAGAAAGGGATCGTAAAAGGAGTTTTTGGATGGCCGGCTATTCACACCCGCGATAAGGAAAAGGAGCAGGCTCCAAAAATGGACAACATTTGTATTGACGTAGGATGTTCTTCCAAGGATGAAGTAGAAGCTTTGGGGGTTCATGTAGGCTGTGTGATCACCTATCCCGATGAATTCTTTATTCTTAATGAGAATAAATTTGTATCCCGCGCCCTGGACAACAGGATTGGCGGATTTATGATCTCCCAGGTAGCGAGGCTACTCAAGGAGAACAAGAATAAATTACCATTTGGACTATATATTACCAACTCTGTCCAGGAAGAGATTGGCCTGCGCGGTGCAGAAATGATCACCCAGCGTATTAAACCAAATGTTGCCATAGTGACAGATGTTACACACGACACAACTACCCCAATGATAGAAAAGAAGACAAACGGGTACGCGAGGATAAGCGAGGGCCCGGTGATCACTTACGCTCCTGCTGTGCAAAATAAACTAAGGGAATTATTGATCGAAACTGCTGAAAAGAATGAGATCCCATTCCAGCGCGCGGCGTCAAGCCGAATGACGGGAACAGATACAGATGCTTTTGCCTACAGCAATGGAGGGGTAGCCTCTGCCCTTATTTCGCTTCCGCTTAGGTATATGCATACAACAGTGGAAATGGTACATAAAGATGACGTTGAAAATGTAATTCGTCTTATTTATGAGAGCCTTTTGCAAATAAAAGATGGGGAGACTTTTAGTTATTTTAACTAA
- a CDS encoding DUF6452 family protein, translated as MLRKKIRIAGIPALLLSIVIINLGCQRDDICPASTVTTPMLNIAFFDAEETDVPKPPVNLRVKAVDYDSVYVNRYNQSTISIPLRTDVDITQYEFTINAPELPAEGEEEIPGENTNMDVLTFTYNANRIYVNRACSYKVNYLDFQARLEIDENNWINSVLPEDGIEDIEVDIIGNEVQTHINIYH; from the coding sequence ATGCTTAGAAAGAAGATAAGGATCGCAGGGATACCTGCGCTGTTGCTTTCCATCGTTATAATAAATCTGGGTTGCCAGCGGGATGATATTTGCCCTGCTTCAACGGTAACCACCCCTATGCTGAATATCGCCTTTTTTGATGCCGAGGAGACCGATGTTCCAAAACCTCCGGTAAATTTAAGGGTTAAGGCCGTAGATTATGACTCGGTGTATGTTAACAGGTATAATCAATCCACTATAAGTATCCCGCTAAGGACAGATGTGGATATCACCCAATACGAGTTTACCATCAATGCTCCTGAATTGCCTGCTGAGGGAGAAGAAGAAATTCCGGGAGAAAATACCAATATGGATGTGCTCACTTTCACGTATAATGCCAACAGGATCTATGTGAACAGGGCCTGCAGTTATAAAGTTAATTATCTTGATTTCCAGGCAAGGCTGGAAATTGATGAAAATAATTGGATCAATTCGGTCTTACCAGAAGACGGGATAGAAGATATCGAAGTAGATATAATTGGAAATGAAGTACAAACACATATTAATATTTACCACTAG
- a CDS encoding ZIP family metal transporter: MIYFLPLLAVFLGYLIALFIKPGSSIGFKLLLAFSGAYLLSVTVFELLPEVYETGDNKVGIFIMIGLLLQIILEFGSKGVEHGHIHHEGNKGAFPFALLISLCIHAFLEGFPLNTSEHLLHGVVIHKIPVAAILSTFLLQSGISKAKVFLFLGLFALMTPLGSWIQLNNGSITQYSAYIHAIVIGIFLHVSTTILFEASKNHKFNASKLAVIIFGILLAYFL, from the coding sequence ATGATATATTTTTTACCCTTACTTGCTGTTTTCCTTGGTTACCTTATAGCATTATTTATCAAACCCGGCTCCTCCATAGGCTTTAAACTACTCCTGGCATTTAGTGGTGCCTATCTTCTTTCAGTAACTGTTTTTGAGCTTTTACCGGAAGTTTATGAAACCGGAGATAATAAAGTTGGGATATTTATCATGATTGGCCTGCTCTTGCAAATAATACTTGAATTTGGTTCAAAGGGGGTAGAACATGGCCATATTCACCACGAAGGAAATAAAGGTGCCTTCCCATTTGCCTTACTTATAAGTTTATGCATACACGCCTTTTTGGAAGGATTCCCGCTAAATACAAGCGAACATTTATTGCACGGGGTGGTGATCCATAAGATTCCGGTTGCAGCAATTCTTTCAACCTTTCTTTTGCAATCGGGTATAAGCAAGGCTAAGGTTTTCCTTTTCCTGGGGCTGTTTGCTTTGATGACCCCGCTTGGCAGCTGGATACAGCTTAACAATGGTAGCATTACCCAATATTCAGCATACATACACGCGATTGTAATTGGTATTTTCCTTCATGTTTCGACAACCATTCTCTTCGAAGCTTCCAAGAATCATAAGTTCAATGCATCAAAACTGGCAGTGATAATCTTCGGGATCCTGCTGGCCTATTTTCTTTAA
- a CDS encoding DUF4268 domain-containing protein: protein MFSKEESKRIRQEFWTAFGKEHPRKWLLYNTRIKDVQLKFSFDNEKAEVSIDFTSSDELMRDYYFEKLESLKTILLEEYLPDAVYEETYPLPEGKIISRVYTRLNKVNIHNRKDWPPVMDFLEDRMDALERFFLEYADFIAD, encoded by the coding sequence ATGTTCAGCAAAGAAGAATCAAAAAGGATAAGACAGGAATTCTGGACGGCGTTTGGAAAGGAACATCCGCGTAAATGGTTGCTGTATAATACCAGGATCAAGGATGTGCAATTGAAATTTAGCTTCGATAATGAGAAAGCAGAGGTATCCATTGACTTCACATCCAGCGATGAACTAATGCGGGATTATTATTTTGAAAAACTGGAATCTTTAAAAACAATACTCCTGGAAGAATACCTTCCAGATGCTGTTTATGAAGAAACCTATCCTCTTCCCGAGGGAAAGATCATTTCCAGGGTTTATACCCGGCTTAATAAAGTGAACATACATAATAGAAAAGACTGGCCCCCGGTAATGGATTTCCTGGAAGACAGGATGGATGCCCTGGAGCGGTTCTTCCTGGAGTATGCCGATTTCATTGCTGACTAG
- a CDS encoding DUF6048 family protein translates to MKYKHILIFTTSLLLLFTSLLQAQTALDTVNYRERYGLRVGVDLSKPLRTLLQEDYRGLEIMGDYRIYKDYYLAAELGNEQLPFEADNLRVTSNGSYIKIGGDYNAYDNWAGMENIIFGGLRYGFATFSQTLEEYDIYTRNKYFPPQTIEGPFENAGLTAHWVELVVGLKVEILHNLYLGGNVQLKRMITQNSPNNLDNLTIPGFNRTYDESSFGVGYSYNLSYLIPLYRRERN, encoded by the coding sequence ATGAAGTACAAACACATATTAATATTTACCACTAGCCTCCTTCTTTTATTCACTTCGCTTCTGCAGGCACAAACTGCACTGGATACGGTGAATTACCGGGAACGCTATGGCCTGAGGGTTGGGGTAGATCTAAGCAAGCCATTACGAACCCTTTTACAGGAGGATTACCGCGGCCTGGAGATCATGGGTGATTACAGGATCTATAAGGATTACTACCTTGCAGCCGAACTTGGTAACGAGCAGCTGCCATTTGAGGCCGATAACCTGCGGGTTACCTCAAACGGTAGTTATATAAAGATTGGAGGCGACTACAACGCCTATGATAACTGGGCCGGGATGGAGAATATAATTTTTGGTGGCCTGCGGTATGGTTTCGCAACTTTTTCCCAAACCCTGGAAGAATATGATATTTATACCAGGAATAAGTATTTCCCCCCACAGACCATAGAGGGTCCCTTTGAGAATGCAGGTTTAACCGCCCACTGGGTGGAACTTGTCGTGGGGCTTAAAGTGGAGATCCTGCATAACCTTTACCTTGGTGGGAACGTACAGTTAAAAAGAATGATAACGCAAAACAGTCCTAATAACCTGGACAATCTAACCATACCGGGTTTTAACAGGACTTATGATGAAAGTTCCTTTGGAGTAGGATACAGCTATAACCTCTCTTATTTGATCCCTCTTTACAGAAGGGAAAGAAATTAA